In Eupeodes corollae chromosome 3, idEupCoro1.1, whole genome shotgun sequence, a single genomic region encodes these proteins:
- the LOC129950966 gene encoding uncharacterized protein LOC129950966: MMDVKLLAAIVFVLGLIDVALGCNGYKANILKMENCAGADAVISADADFTVKLTKKCELVPVGCVANKAFATAQAKYTLKKDNVVIKEEEVDLCAAADGANNEAKSFMKVFSMPEKCPVAEEKICANDHKFDVSKYKNMMSLAKGSFELRAEVAHDTGKSCLHLELEITK, encoded by the exons atgATGGACGTCAAATTGTTAGCAGCTATTGTTTTCGTTTTGGGATTAATTGATGTAGCTTTAGGATGC AATGGCTACAAAGCAAATATccttaaaatggaaaattgtGCTGGAGCTGATGCGGTTATTTCTGCTGATGCTGATTTTACAGTCAAACTGACAAAGAAGTGTGAATTGGTTCCTGTTGGATGTGTTGCTAATAAGGCTTTTGCTACAGCTCAA GCAAAATATACATTGAAAAAGGACAATGTAGTTATTAAGGAAGAGGAAGTTGATCTTTGTGCCGCTGCTGATGGAGCAAATAACGAAGCTAAGAGTTTCATGAAAGTTTTCTCGATGCCTGAAAAATGTCCAGTTGCAGAG GAAAAAATTTGCGCCAATGATCATAAATTTGATGTttcgaaatacaaaaacatgatGAGCTTGGCTAAGGGTAGCTTTGAACTTAGAGCTGAAGTTGCTCACGATACT ggtAAATCTTGTCTTCATCTTGAATTGGAAATCACCAAATAA
- the LOC129952910 gene encoding zinc carboxypeptidase translates to MMRVSIGILLIALLSATVSAEEPLRFDNYKVFKVFVNEDGQYQSLKNIEKTLKLNFWKEIRSLGDDCDIMVPPEQVLDFEKFLKKSSMGFNVTIENVQELIDNEKPKTRSTGMEWTNYHTLDEIHNWIESLAKRFPKQVSLFSIGKSFEGRDIKGLKISYKKGNKATFIEANIHAREWITSAVITYIIDELLVSRHPAVRDIAENMDWYIIPVLNVDGFVYSHEVDRMWRKSRQSHGNKCVGTDMNRNFGFLWMSAGASDDSCSETYAGPYAQSEPEINQLVQYVEALPDDYIKIYISLHSYGQYVLSPWGHTEELPEGYKAMMHVAKGYADSLKRRYGTVFTYGSSALTLYKVSGSGKEWAYAVKGIPIPYTIELRDKGTYGFILPPEQILPTAKEVLEGFIGMIQAAREINIV, encoded by the exons ATGATGAGAGTTTCTATTGGAATACTTCTAATAGCTCTGCTGTCGGCCACCGTTTCAGCAGAGGAACCTTTAAGATTTGATAATTATAAAGTGttcaaagtttttgtaaatgaaGATGGACAatatcaaagtttaaaaaacattgaaaaaacaCTTAAA TTGAACTTCTGGAAAGAAATTCGATCCCTCGGCGATGACTGTGATATTATGGTTCCTCCAGAACAAGTCTTGGATTTTGAGAAGTTCCTGAAAAAATCTTCAATGGGATTCAATGTaacaattgaaaatgttcaaga ATTGATCGACAATGAAAAGCCAAAAACTCGTTCAACAGGAATGGAATGGACTAATTACCACACTCTTGATGAAATTCACAACTGGATAGAAAGCCTTGCCAAACGTTTTCCGAAGCAAGTCAGCTTGTTTTCAATTGGAAAATCCTTTGAAGGTCGTGATATCAAGGGTTTGAAGATATCCTACAAAAAGGGAAATAAAGCCACATTCATTGAAGCCAACATTCATGCTCGCGAGTGGATAACGTCAGCTGTTATAACTTACATTATCGATGAACTTTTGGTCTCAAGACATCCAGCTGTTCGTGATATTGCTGAAAACATGGATTGGTATATAATTCCAGTTTTGAATGTTGATGGTTTTGTTTATTCACATGAAGTG GACCGTATGTGGCGTAAGAGTCGTCAAAGTCATGGAAATAAATGTGTTGGAACTGATATGAACCGTAATTTCGGATTTCTTTGGATGA GTGCTGGTGCTTCTGACGACTCATGTTCGGAGACCTACGCTGGACCCTATGCTCAATCGGAACCGGAAATCAATCAGCTAGTTCAATATGTTGAAGCTTTGCCTGATGATTATATCAAAATCTACATTTCCCTTCATTCCTATGGGCAGTATGTACTTTCTCCTTGGGGACATACTGAGGAACTACCCGAAGGCTATAAAGCCATGATGCACGTTGCCAAGGGCTACGCTGATTCATTGAAAAGGAGATACGGAACAGTCTTCACTTATGGATCAAGTGCTTTGACTCTAT ATAAAGTTTCAGGATCTGGTAAGGAATGGGCCTACGCTGTCAAGGGTATTCCAATTCCCTACACAATCGAACTTCGTGACAAGGGAACTTATGGATTTATTCTACCTCCAGAGCAAATTCTTCCAACTGCCAAAGAAGTTCTAGAAGGCTTTATCGGAATGATTCAAGCAGCTAGAGAAATTAATATTGtttga